The Sander vitreus isolate 19-12246 unplaced genomic scaffold, sanVit1 ctg400_0, whole genome shotgun sequence DNA window tttgtttctgttgcttctttcaatgtttttgatgctttttgtacatttttggtTGGGGCAAGACATGCAGGTAATTGTCACAGGTCAgtcttgaaccctggaccttctgtgtTAAGGAAGAAACATCTATATGAGTGCCTGCTCTAACCACTGAGCTAACCCGGGAACCATTTTGATGTTTTGAGTGTCTCTCCTGCGTGGCAGATCTGGACCCGTGTCGGACCAACCCCTGTCAGAACCGAGGAATGTGCACTCTGGACCGCGGACACTTCCTGTGTCTCTGTTCCCCGCAGTACCGCGGCAAGACCTGCGAATCAGGTAAACAACCAATCACAGACCTGCGACTCAGGTAGACAACCAATCACAGACCTGCGACTCAGGTAGACAACCAATCACAGACCTGCGACTCAGGTAGACAACTAATCACAGAACTGTGACTCAGGTAGACAACCAATCACAGACCTGTTACTCAGCTAGTCAACCAATCACAGAACTGTGACTCAGGGAGACAACCAATCACAGACCTGCGACTCAGGTAGACAACCAATTACAGACCTGCGACTCAGGTACATCAAATTTCATGGACTTCTATGGGATCTTCTGTTTTCTATCCCCCCAAAAGGGGGTGCGCCTTGACGTTTAGCGAAGTACCCAGATGCTCCAGCCTAACGAATGGATGCTGTTGGTTGTTTGCAGAGGTGTTGGAGTGTAACTACAAAAACGGCGGCTGTATGCAGTACTGCTCCGACCTGCCAGGGGGCGCTGGAGTTCAGTGTGGCTGCGCTGACGGATTCAAACTGGACCCCGATGGACGCAGCTGCTCCCCAACTGGTAACACTCAAAGCctctaaaacggagacatttggaaacatacTGCCCCTTACTTATTTATCACTTACTCACTTATTAACTTACCTACTTACTTTACCTGGGCAGCatgtggcccaatggttagcactgtggcctcacagcaagaaggttctgggttctaATCtcaggcctttctgtgtggagtttgtatgttctctctgtgtttgcgtgggttttctctgggtgctccggtttcccccaccatcaaaaaacatgtactaggttttccagtcagtgcccttgagcaaggcactggctcagatctggagttggtcccagggtcctgtgattggctgcccactgctcccttgagggatgggttaaatgcagagaatgaatttcgctaCATGTATGTGACAATGAAGTACCTTGCTTATGTTGTTACTTAGTTACtcacttatttatttaactacttatttacttacttacctacttactttcttatttacttatttacttatttagttacttatttacttacctacttatttacttagttactttataTTTAGTTTTGACTACCATGCTGTTGTTTTGAGTCTGAAGGTCTAAATCTTTCCTCTTCCTATTCAGCGGCGTTCCCCTGCGGCCGTCAGCAGTCAGATCTGTCATCGTACCGAAGTCGCTCTGACCGAGAGACGGACGCCATGTTGGACGCCAGCAGCACCAACGGCTGGGCGGCCATCCTGCAGAACGCAACGGAGACAGAGGACGAGCCGGCAGCGAATCAAACGTCGGGACGGAGCGACAACGAGACGGTGGGGATGACTCGTATCGTGGGGGGGGTCTTGGATAAACCAGGGGGGAGTCCCTGGCAGGTGAGGAGACATTTTACACAAATTTAAGAGACTTTCGTCCCTGAAAAAACTCCCTGTCCTCCCCGCTCCAGCGTCATTCTGACCTTTAGGTTTCTAATGGCATGGTTATTACtgagccctctagtggccgtagtagttattactgagccctctagtggccgtagtagttattaCGGAGCCCTctggtggccgtagtagttattaCTGAGGCCTctggtggccgtagtagttattactgaggcctctagtggccgtagtagttattacggagccctctagtggccgtagtagttattactgagccctctggtggccgtagtagttattacggagccctctagtggccgtagtagttattactgagccctctagtggccgtagtagttattactgagccctctagtggccgtaatAGTTATTACggagccctctagtggccgtagtagttatgacaGTAGCAAAGCATGAACATCTAAGATCTTAGATGGCGCCGCAGACGGTCGActcggtgtgtctgtgtgcaatgttttgttttgttttgtgttttaactttgttttttgcgATGGTACGCGGATCTCTTTCTCCAGCGAAGAGCTCTTGAACATCAGGGGAACAACGCCAGAGGATTTATTTcctacttttcttctccctacactggaaattttggacattctagtcaaaggtgcgctcacctttgctcacgcagtgaaacgtcggaggagagggaaatgGGCTGGTGCGCTGgtgcgtctccgccagcgaggattacgcacaACGTTACCGGGCATATTTCTCTCTAATGTGCgttcactgcccaacaaactggaagaattacaactgctgttgggggGAAACAGGaacttttcttcatctgctgttttgtgcttcacagagacgtggctctgtggattaataccggactctgcgctgcagctggcaggcttccagctctacagagcggacagagacacggacctctccggcaaaactaaaggtggaggaatctgtttctacatcaacagcggctggtgcaacaacttgatccagcagcattgttctcctgacctggaatatttcatcataaactgtaagcctttttattcaccccgtgagttccatttattcattctggtcggtgttgACATCCCGCCGCAGGATCTCCAGTTGTGTTTGGACTCCActgatgtgttcaggactgcaaccaacagtctggatgagtacacagaggctgtgacgtcatacatcagcttctgtgaggactgctgtgttccatcaagcaccagggtgagttacaacaatgacaaaccctggttcacagccaaactcagaaggttatGGTTGGATAAGGCAGacgcgttcaggagtggggacaaagacggacttaaagaagcaaagtacaagtttgGCGAGgcggtgaaagaggctaaacaacggtactagtctgagaaactccaaaaccagttctcagcgaacgactctgcttctgtctggagagggctcaaacagatcaccagcttcaagcccaaagtctcccactccaccgacgaccgacgcctagccaacgaccttaaTGAGTTCTACTGTTGCTTTGATTGACAATGGGTCTTCCCTGACACCAACCCCCGTgacacctcccaacagctccagctacagtgcatcacctccacctcccccaccttaaaggtccccccctccacctccccaatacctcagtgacgactctctccatcaatgaggaagacgtcaacagactgttcaggagacagaaccccaggaaagctgctggaccagatgctgtctccccatctagcttgaagcactgcgctaaccagctgtctccagtgttcacagacattttcaacacctcccCACcaacaggacttaatgacttcagacccgtcgccctgacctctgtggttatgaagtcctttgaacgccttgtgctttctcacctcaaagccatcaccgaccccctcctggaccccctcctggaccccctcctggaccccctgcagtttgcctacagagccaataggtctgtagacgatgcagtcaacctggccctccactacatcctccggcacctggactccgcaggaacctacgccaggatcctgtttgtggacttcagctctgcctttaacaccatcatccccgctctgcttcaggagaaactctcccagctaggcgtgtctgactccacctgcaggtggatcactgacttcctgtctgacaggaagcagcatgtgaagctggggaaagacttctccgactcacagaccatcaacaccccggcaacaaactctttgagacactcccctctggcaggaggctgaggtccatcaggaccaaaacctaacgtcacaaggacagttttttcccctctgctaCTAgacttatcaacaaggcccggaacccaccctgactctctccatatatttatacttatattgtttgttctggttaacctgcttgtttaacttattttagagaatgtgtgacgtgcacctacaacactaaaacaaattccttgtatgtgtaaaaaatgtacttggcaataaagcttttctgattctgattctgacatgcggaaaaaaaggttgaaaaaagctgCAAGAATGTTAACCAAAACCttggaataaaacatcaaaaacgttgttaaaatgtcgaaaaactgttaaaaaaaaaaagtgtgtatgtgtgtgtgtgtttgtgtgttcaggtTCTGCTACGCAGGTCTGATGGTTATGGTTTCTGTGGAGGAACTCTGGTTTCCGATCGCTGGGTCATCTCTGCTGCTCACTGCCTCGAGGAGACTATAGATCATGTGACTATAGGTGTGTACTTTCATATTAAacagtaagatcctttttgtttaacatgaaacagccccgaaatcaccatcacaaAACcgaccagactccatgtaaataatcagtacttttagcgtgtatagagccagcatatctccaccagactccatgtaaataatcaggacttttagcgtgtatagagccagcatatctccaccagactccatgtaaataatcaggacttttagcgtgtatagagccagcatatctccaccagactccatgtaaataatcaggacttttagcgtgtatagagccagcatatctccacatgtaaatggatgaattaagggtttatttcaaccaaaccagagtggtgattgttggaacagtggaaagatgaaccaagatggcttttgatatttttatttagtttctgtccactttgaatgaaatgtgttttacaatgataaaagtactgattatttgcatggagtctggtggatttgGTTATCACAGcagtttttttactttctgtgtgtgtgtgtgtgtgtgtgtgtgtgtgtgtgtgtgtgagtgtgcaggtGATTATGATAAGTATCGTCCTGATCCAGGTGAGCAGCGGATTAAAGTCCAGAAGGTTTTCGTCCATCCTCACTTCCACTCCTTCACCTTCGACAGCGACATCGCTCTGCTGTACCTGGCCCACCCTGTTGCCCTGGGCAACACTGCcatccctgcctgcctgcctgaccCACACCTCTCCACTTACCTGCTGCAGGTAACTGGACTCTTTCCTTATACACTGACCTTTCCTAGCTGTTTTACAGTAACTTACTGGCATCTGTGCTGCCAGTAAGTTACTGTGAAGCCATTTACAGTATTGCACTGTCCGTTACTTTACAGTAGTCTACCGTTATTTTACAGTAATATTTTGTTACAGaacttttacagtattttgcAAGATTCAGTACTTTattgccatgtgtgtgtgtgtgtgtgtgtgtgtgtgagtgtgtgtgtgtgtgtgtgtgtgtgtgtgtgtgtgtgtgagtgtgtgtttttgcagttagccatacattttcatgaaatggtccatatttgagctctacatagttgatttctcacagtGACGACATAGCAGACCAACAATGTACAAAGTTTCCAGTTGTTTTCCACAACGGTATCTGCAGTTGTGATTTTTGCGGCactttgcattgtgggatacagtAGACGAGATAGACTGGTCTGAGGCGTAATGgagattttacttttatttgcaTACTACGTGCTACATTTTGGCCAAATCAGTACGTGATGCTAGTATAGTATGCGGTTACGTAAACGACCATTGTCTGCACTCCCTTGTGTCTCGTTATCTGCCCTGTCCTTGTGTGTTTATTACCGCCTGTTTATCTGGATACCGTTGCCTGTGAGCCACGGTGCTCCAATAAACCTGTTGGATTTCACTTACCTGAGAGTTGTGCATTGGTGggtccatcacacacacagagacacacacacacacacacacacacacacacacacacacacacacacacacatacacacacacacacacacacacacacacacacacacacacacacacacacacacacacacacacacacacacacacacacaaacacacacaaacacacacaaacacacacacacatcaatgcaTACCATCAGGCAACTGTGCTGCCAGTATGTAACGTGTAACAAAGTCATTACAGCCCCCTTACATTTGACATATAAGCGACTACTGAACTGATTGCTGTACATCACTGCAGTGGCTTGTAGAAGAGAAGCTTTTAGTTTGAAAGCTGCATCACTTCTCTgctttcttttagtttttttctttgaaatatTTCCGAGCAGGTTTGATATGATGTTAGATCTACAATCATTATATCTAAGGAAAGCTTTGAGTTTTGATGTGGTGTTTTCAGGCGGGAAACCGTGGCGTGGTGATGGGCTGGGGGCTCACGCAACACCTGGGTCGGTCCTCCCGCTTCCTCAGGAAGGTGACGCTTCCTGTTGTCAGctacccagaatgcattgcttCTACTGAACAGGTGAGCACATCTACATTATAAAGATTAgatcagagacacaaagaggtGTTTCAGTTCAAGCAGGAGattcatttatacaccaaactccattcaatTTATACCAAATTTataggtctgtctgtctctcttacctgtctgtctgtctctctaacctgtctgtctctctgtctgtctgtctctctaacctgtctgtctgtatgtctctcgaacctgtctctctaacctgtctgtctgtctgtctgtctctaacctgtctgtctgtctgtctgtctctctaacctgtcggtctgtctctctctaacctgtctctctaacctgtctgtctgtctctctaacctgtctgtctctctgtctctctaacctgtctgtctctctgtctctctaacctgtctgtctgcaggtgaTAACAGACAACATGTTCTGTGCTgggtacctgtctgtctctctaacctgtctgtctctaacctgtctgtctgcaggtgaTAACAGACAACATGTTCTGTGCCgggtacctgtctgtctctaacctgtctgtctctaacctgtctgtctgcaggtgaTAACAGACAACATGTTCTGTGCTgggtacctgtctgtctctcaggacGCCTGCAGCGGAGACAGCGGTGGTCCGTTCCTGGTCAACTACCGAGGAACCTGGTTCCTGACTGGCGTGGTCAGCTGGGGGGAGAAGTGTGCCGCTGTCGGCAAGTTCGGGGTTTATACCCGCCTTGGCAACTTCCTGTCCTGGATCAGAGACACCATGAACCTACGGGGGCTCAGCGACACCGTGGATCCACGGGGGCTCAGAGACACCGTAGACCCACCAGAGCTCAGAGACCCCATAGACCCACCAGAGCTCAGAGACACCGTAGACCCACCAGAGCTCAGAGACCCCGTAGACCCACCAGAGCTCAGAGACACCGTAGACCCACCAGAGCTCAGAGACCCCGTAGACCCACCAGAGCTCAGAGACACCGTAGATCCACCAGAGCTCAGAGACCCCATAGACCCACCAGAGCTCAGAGACACCGTAGACCCACCAGAGCTCAGAGACACTGTGGACTCTGGGCTCAGAGTTACGGTGGACCCACCAAACCATAAAGGGACCGAGAGCCAAGACACAGGAACAATCAGACCGGAGCTCAGAGACACCGTAGACCCACCAGAGCTCAGAGACACCGTAGACCCACCAGAGCTCAGAGACACCGTAGACCCACCAAACCTTAAAGGGACCGAGAGCCGAGACACAGGAACAATCAGACCGGAGCTCAGAGACACCGTGGATCTTTATGTCTGACAAAAAtttgaaaacagcaacacaacagtggaaaagtggcaaaaacatttaaaaaagcaaaagaaatgtaaaaaaaaaaaaaagtgacaaatgaagTTGTTCGTGTCGACTTTATGTGTGGAGAACAACGCTACGGCAGAACCAACACAACACCACGTAGAGCTGGCcgaaaaaagacacaaacattGAAGAAAGTGACATAAACGTCACATGTTCTGTTCAGTTTACcttcagtcattttttttttttttttactttttgttgcttttcaatctttttttgtcacctttagTCACAATTGTTGACCCATTTTTACAACCTTTCTGCTttttatttctgacatttttaaccACGGACAGACCAGACAAAGACCACCTACAGGACGTACAGGAGACAAAGACCACCTACAGGACGTACAGGAGACATAGACCACCTACAGGACGTACAGGAGACATAGAACACCTACAGGACGTACGGGACACCAAGACCACCTACAGGACATACAGGAGACATAGACCACATACAGAACGTACAGGAGACATAGACCACCTACAGGACGCACAGGACACCAAGACCACCTACAGGACGTACAGGAGACAAAGACCACCTACAGGACGTACAGGAGACAAAGACCACCTACAGGACGTACAGGAGACATAGACCACCTACAGGACGCACAGGACACCAAGACCACCTACAGGACGTACAGGAGACATAGACCACCTACAGGACGTACAGGAGACAAAGACAGGGTTCATGTATGCGTCCTGTAGGTGGTCTATGTCTCCTGTATGTCCAGTAGACCAatacttttatgactttttggcaaatttccatgactgtATTCTTGAAACGTTATACAACAAGAAtataaatctgtgttaaaggttcccctcagaggtttaaccaTCAAAGGAATGATGTATGTGGTtagtaatatattatatatatatatatatatatatatatatatgtatatatatatatatatatatatattagtatatAGTGGGAGTCataatatcgcgccccgaatagaatggtgaggttaggacgacgtgattaattaatttattaatcacatattttttcaaaatgtatgaacCCTGCAAAGACCACCTGCAGGACGAAGGAGAGACAAAGAACACCTGCAGgacgacagagagacaaagaccaCCTGCAGGAAGAAGGAGAGACAAAGACCACCTGCAGGACGAAGGAGAGACAAAGACCACCTGCAGGACGACGGAGAGACAAAGACCACCTGCAGGAAGAAGGAGAGACAAAGACCACCTGCAGGAAGAAGGAGAGACAAAGACCACCTGCAGGACGAAGGAGAGACAAAGACCACCTGCAGGAAGAAGGAGAGACAAAGACCA harbors:
- the LOC144513989 gene encoding coagulation factor X, whose protein sequence is MLLSSYLTLCILLSCSILIESSVFLERPAAGQILGVVSRRRRANSFLLEEMLPGDLERECNEERCSQEEAAEIFRTAEKTMEFWYKYTNLDPCRTNPCQNRGMCTLDRGHFLCLCSPQYRGKTCESEVLECNYKNGGCMQYCSDLPGGAGVQCGCADGFKLDPDGRSCSPTAAFPCGRQQSDLSSYRSRSDRETDAMLDASSTNGWAAILQNATETEDEPAANQTSGRSDNETVGMTRIVGGVLDKPGGSPWQVLLRRSDGYGFCGGTLVSDRWVISAAHCLEETIDHVTIGDYDKYRPDPGEQRIKVQKVFVHPHFHSFTFDSDIALLYLAHPVALGNTAIPACLPDPHLSTYLLQAGNRGVVMGWGLTQHLGRSSRFLRKVTLPVVSYPECIASTEQVITDNMFCAGYLSVSQDACSGDSGGPFLVNYRGTWFLTGVVSWGEKCAAVGKFGVYTRLGNFLSWIRDTMNLRGLSDTVDPRGLRDTVDPPELRDPIDPPELRDTVDPPELRDPVDPPELRDTVDPPELRDPVDPPELRDTVDPPELRDPIDPPELRDTVDPPELRDTVDSGLRVTVDPPNHKGTESQDTGTIRPELRDTVDPPELRDTVDPPELRDTVDPPNLKGTESRDTGTIRPELRDTVDLYV